One window of the Oncorhynchus keta strain PuntledgeMale-10-30-2019 chromosome 31, Oket_V2, whole genome shotgun sequence genome contains the following:
- the LOC127914239 gene encoding WAG22 antigen-like has protein sequence MCTTATYSMGALGGRVGSNATATYSMGALGGRVGSNATATYSMGALGGRVGSNATATYSMGALGGRVGSNATATYSMGALGGRVGSNATATYSMGALGGRVGSNATATYSMGALGGRVGSNATATYSMGALGGRVGSNATATYSMGALGGRVGSNATATYSMGALGGRVGSNATATYSMGALGGRVGSNATATYSMGALGGRVGSNATATYSMGALGGRVGSNATATYSMGALGGRVGSNATATYSMGALGGRVGSNATATYSMGALGGRVGSNATATYSMGALGGRVGSNATATYSMGALGGRVGSNATATYSMGALGGRVGSNATATYSMGALGGRVGSNATATYSMGALGGRVGSNATATYSMGALGGRVGSNATATYSMGALGGRVGSNATATYSMGALGGRVGSNATATYSMGALGGRVGSNATATYSMGALGGRVGSNATATYSMGALGGRVGSNATATYSMGALGGRVGSNATATYSMGALGGRVGSNATATYSMGALGGGVGSKGTATYSMGALGGRVGSNATATYSMGALGGRVGSNATATYSMGALGGRVGSNATATYSMGALGGRVGSNATATYSMGALGGRVGSNATATYSMGALGGRVGCNATATYSMGALGGRVGSNATATYSMGALGGRVGCNATATYSMGALGGRVGCNATATYSMGALGGRVGCNATATYSMGALGGRVGSNATATYSMGALGGRVGSNATATYSMGALGGRVGCNATATYSMGALGGRVGCNATATYSMGALGGRVGSNATATYSMGALGGRVGCNATATYSMGALGGRVGSNATATYSMGALGGRVGSNATATYSMGALGGRVGSNATATYNMGALGGRVGSNATATYSMGALGGRVGCNATATYSMGALGGRVGSNATATYSMGALGGRVGSNATATYNMGALGGRVGSNATATYSMGALGGRVGSNATDKVLFLITISEQIKLRDSENSASVELKPRKFTR, from the exons ATGTGCACCACAGCCACATACAGTATGGGAGCATTAGGCGGACGAGTGGGCAGCAACGCCACAGCCACATACAGTATGGGAGCATTAGGCGGACGAGTGGGCAGCAACGCCACAGCCACATACAGTATGGGAGCATTAGGCGGACGAGTGGGCAGCAACGCCACAGCCACATACAGTATGGGAGCATTAGGCGGACGAGTGGGCAGCAACGCCACAGCCACATACAGTATGGGAGCATTAGGCGGACGAGTGGGCAGCAACGCCACAGCCACATACAGTATGGGAGCATTAGGCGGACGAGTGGGCAGCAACGCCACAGCCACATACAGTATGGGAGCATTAGGCGGACGAGTGGGCAGCAACGCCACAGCCACATACAGTATGGGAGCATTAGGCGGACGAGTGGGCAGCAACGCCACAGCCACATACAGTATGGGAGCATTAGGCGGACGAGTGGGCAGCAACGCCACAGCCACATACAGTATGGGAGCATTAGGCGGACGAGTGGGCAGCAACGCCACAGCCACATACAGTATGGGAGCATTAGGCGGACGAGTGGGCAGCAACGCCACAGCCACATACAGTATGGGAGCATTAGGCGGACGAGTGGGCAGCAACGCCACAGCCACATACAGTATGGGAGCATTAGGCGGACGAGTGGGCAGCAACGCCACAGCCACATACAGTATGGGAGCATTAGGCGGACGAGTGGGCAGCAACGCCACAGCCACATACAGTATGGGAGCATTAGGCGGACGAGTGGGCAGCAACGCCACAGCCACATACAGTATGGGAGCATTAGGCGGACGAGTGGGCAGCAACGCCACAGCCACATACAGTATGGGAGCATTAGGCGGACGAGTGGGCAGCAACGCCACAGCCACATACAGTATGGGAGCATTAGGCGGACGAGTGGGCAGCAACGCCACAGCCACATACAGTATGGGAGCATTAGGCGGACGAGTGGGCAGCAACGCCACAGCCACATACAGTATGGGAGCATTAGGCGGACGAGTGGGCAGCAACGCCACAGCCACATACAGTATGGGAGCATTAGGCGGACGAGTGGGCAGCAACGCCACAGCCACATACAGTATGGGAGCATTAGGCGGACGAGTGGGCAGCAACGCCACAGCCACATACAGTATGGGAGCATTAGGCGGACGAGTGGGCAGCAACGCCACAGCCACATACAGTATGGGAGCATTAGGCGGACGAGTGGGCAGCAACGCCACAGCCACATACAGTATGGGAGCATTAGGCGGACGAGTGGGCAGCAACGCCACAGCCACATACAGTATGGGAGCATTAGGCGGACGAGTGGGCAGCAACGCCACAGCCACATACAGTATGGGAGCATTAGGCGGACGAGTGGGCAGCAACGCCACAGCCACATACAGTATGGGAGCATTAGGCGGACGAGTGGGCAGCAACGCCACAGCCACATACAGTATGGGAGCATTAGGCGGACGAGTGGGCAGCAACGCCACAGCCACATACAGTATGGGAGCATTAGGCGGAGGAGTGGGCAGCAAAGGCACAGCCACATACAGTATGGGAGCATTAGGCGGACGAGTGGGCAGCAACGCCACAGCCACATACAGTATGGGAGCATTAGGCGGACGAGTGGGCAGCAACGCCACAGCCACATACAGTATGGGAGCATTAGGCGGACGAGTGGGCAGCAACGCCACAGCCACATACAGTATGGGAGCATTAGGCGGACGAGTGGGCAGCAACGCCACAGCCACATACAGTATGGGAGCATTAGGCGGACGAGTGGGCAGCAACGCCACAGCCACATACAGTATGGGAGCATTAGGTGGACGAGTGGGCTGCAACGCCACAGCCACATACAGTATGGGAGCATTAGGCGGACGAGTGGGCAGCAACGCCACAGCCACATACAGTATGGGAGCATTAGGCGGACGAGTGGGCTGCAACGCCACAGCCACATACAGTATGGGAGCATTAGGCGGACGAGTGGGCTGCAACGCCACAGCCACATACAGTATGGGAGCATTAGGCGGACGAGTGGGCTGCAACGCCACAGCCACATACAGTATGGGAGCATTAGGCGGACGAGTGGGCAGCAACGCCACAGCCACATACAGTATGGGAGCATTAGGCGGACGAGTGGGCAGCAACGCCACAGCCACATACAGTATGGGAGCATTAGGCGGACGAGTGGGCTGCAACGCCACAGCCACATACAGTATGGGAGCATTAGGCGGACGAGTGGGCTGCAATGCCACAGCCACATACAGTATGGGAGCATTAGGCGGACGAGTGGGCAGCAACGCCACAGCCACATACAGTATGGGAGCATTAGGCGGACGAGTGGGCTGCAACGCCACAGCCACATACAGTATGGGAGCATTAGGCGGACGAGTGGGCAGCAACGCCACAGCCACATACAGTATGGGAGCATTAGGCGGACGAGTGGGCAGCAACGCCACAGCCACATACAGTATGGGAGCATTAGGCGGACGAGTGGGCAGCAACGCCACAGCCACATACAATATGGGAGCATTAGGCGGACGAGTGGGCAGCAACGCCACAGCCACATACAGTATGGGAGCATTAGGCGGACGAGTGGGCTGCAATGCCACAGCCACATACAGTATGGGAGCATTAGGCGGACGAGTGGGCAGCAACGCCACAGCCACATACAGTATGGGAGCATTAGGCGGACGAGTGGGCAGCAACGCCACAGCCACATACAATATGGGAGCATTAGGCGGACGAGTGGGCAGCAACGCCACAGCCACATACAGTATGGGAGCATTAGGCGGACGAGTGGGCAGCAACGCCACGGACAAAGTGCTTTTCCTCATCACCATCTCTGAGCAAATAAAGCTGAGAGATAGCGAGAACTCTGCATCAGTGGAGCTGAAGCCCAG GAAGTTTACCCGCTGA